One Bacillus sp. 2205SS5-2 genomic window carries:
- a CDS encoding ABC transporter ATP-binding protein translates to MREKILDVVGVSYHYGPIQALTDIDLYVEKGEIVALLGANGAGKTTILNNISGLLTPASGKINFKGEDITSLEAERVVEKRLILVPEHRQIFSTLSVVDNLSLGAFHHYKKTGKRGMNQDIEKVFALFPILKERKDQLGGTLSGGQQQMLAIARAIMAKPDLLLLDEPSLGLAPLIVKEVLQYVKQLRDEFGVTVLLIEQNVNASLKVADRGYVMSHGRIIKEGQSSELLNDSEIKEAFLGHSVG, encoded by the coding sequence ATGAGGGAAAAAATCTTGGATGTGGTTGGGGTTTCTTATCACTACGGACCGATTCAAGCATTAACCGATATCGACCTCTATGTAGAGAAAGGGGAGATCGTCGCATTACTAGGTGCAAATGGGGCAGGGAAAACCACGATTCTTAACAATATCTCAGGTCTTCTGACACCTGCTAGCGGAAAGATAAATTTTAAAGGTGAAGATATTACGAGTTTAGAGGCAGAAAGGGTGGTTGAGAAACGATTAATATTGGTACCTGAACATCGACAAATTTTCAGCACATTAAGCGTTGTTGACAATTTGTCTTTAGGAGCATTTCACCATTATAAAAAAACTGGAAAAAGAGGAATGAATCAAGATATTGAAAAAGTCTTTGCATTGTTTCCTATATTAAAAGAACGAAAAGACCAACTAGGGGGGACTCTTTCAGGGGGGCAACAGCAAATGCTTGCCATTGCCCGAGCTATTATGGCTAAACCTGATTTATTACTCCTTGACGAGCCTTCACTTGGATTAGCACCACTTATCGTGAAAGAAGTCCTTCAATATGTAAAACAATTAAGAGATGAATTTGGAGTGACGGTACTGCTCATTGAACAAAATGTGAATGCTTCTTTGAAGGTTGCTGACCGAGGCTATGTGATGTCACATGGCAGAATTATCAAAGAGGGACAATCATCCGAATTACTTAACGATTCAGAAATTAAAGAAGCCTTCTTAGGACATTCGGTAGGTTAA
- a CDS encoding ABC transporter ATP-binding protein: protein MSNLLEVKNVTKRFGGVFANKNVSFTIEEGKITGLIGPNGAGKSTMFNIVSAVFPPTDGEIWFCNQRIDSSPSFKIAALGISRTFQNLQVFKNMTVLENVMVGIHTRTTAGMFSAAFRLPKARNEENFIEETAMEVLKFIGIEEICAVEAGNLSLGKLRLLELARALATDPKLLLLDEIAAGLNHQETLEMSGLIQKIRDRHISIFVVEHDMDLVMKICDKIIVLDQGEKIAEGTPREVQTSPKVIEAYLGASEEEEFVT from the coding sequence TTGTCTAACTTGCTGGAAGTGAAAAACGTAACTAAAAGATTTGGTGGGGTTTTTGCTAATAAGAACGTCTCATTCACGATCGAAGAAGGAAAAATTACTGGATTGATTGGTCCTAATGGAGCCGGAAAAAGCACCATGTTTAACATCGTGTCAGCAGTATTTCCACCAACTGACGGTGAAATTTGGTTTTGTAACCAAAGAATTGATTCCTCTCCTTCATTTAAAATTGCAGCTCTAGGTATTTCTAGAACCTTTCAAAACCTACAAGTTTTTAAAAATATGACTGTTCTTGAAAATGTAATGGTAGGAATTCATACGAGAACAACAGCCGGAATGTTTTCAGCTGCGTTTCGACTTCCAAAGGCTAGAAATGAAGAAAATTTTATAGAGGAGACAGCAATGGAAGTCTTAAAGTTCATTGGGATAGAGGAAATTTGCGCAGTGGAGGCTGGAAATCTATCACTAGGAAAATTGAGATTACTTGAATTAGCGAGGGCTCTAGCCACCGATCCAAAGCTATTATTATTAGATGAAATTGCCGCGGGACTCAATCACCAAGAAACACTTGAAATGAGTGGGCTGATTCAAAAAATAAGAGATCGTCATATTTCCATTTTTGTCGTCGAGCACGACATGGATTTAGTCATGAAAATCTGTGATAAAATTATCGTTTTAGATCAAGGGGAGAAAATTGCAGAAGGAACACCAAGAGAAGTCCAAACTAGCCCAAAAGTCATTGAAGCTTATCTTGGTGCTAGCGAAGAGGAGGAATTCGTCACATGA
- a CDS encoding branched-chain amino acid ABC transporter permease, with protein MRQLGVRRFSWKAMIMFSVFIIVLPFLLSSSFYLTKATFAGIYTIIAVGLGLLMGFAGQISLGQAAFYGIGAYSTAVLSTTYGMSPWLTLFISLSAPALIAYILGHTMARLHGYYLAMATLAFGIIIHVLLVEWKTVTKGASGFFGIPKIELFGFTFRQGLSYYYLVWFFALVVIFISLNLIHSRIGRALRSIHDSEIAASSLGVNTGRYKMQVFIISSMFAGLAGWLFAHMSYSISPGSFGLNGSILVLTMVVLGGATSVWGGVWGALLITVMSMVVHSLGEQIAFITSDFEQVLYGFIMMLVIIFLPKGLVPTFTSKVKRMLEHPRSGKKDQNLSKKKGEQIV; from the coding sequence TTGAGGCAGCTAGGTGTTCGACGCTTCAGCTGGAAGGCGATGATCATGTTTTCCGTGTTTATTATCGTCCTCCCATTTCTACTTTCCTCATCCTTTTATCTGACGAAAGCAACATTTGCTGGGATTTACACAATTATCGCTGTTGGATTAGGTTTATTAATGGGATTTGCCGGACAAATTTCACTCGGTCAGGCTGCTTTTTATGGAATAGGGGCTTATTCTACGGCAGTACTTTCAACAACGTATGGGATGAGTCCTTGGTTGACCTTATTCATTTCACTAAGTGCTCCCGCGCTTATTGCGTATATCCTTGGTCATACAATGGCTAGGCTTCATGGTTATTATTTAGCTATGGCGACTCTCGCGTTTGGCATCATTATACACGTTCTATTAGTTGAATGGAAAACGGTCACAAAAGGAGCTTCTGGATTCTTTGGAATACCGAAAATCGAACTATTCGGTTTTACTTTCAGGCAAGGATTATCCTATTACTATTTAGTCTGGTTTTTTGCATTAGTCGTGATCTTTATTTCGCTCAACCTTATTCACTCGAGAATCGGACGAGCTCTTCGTTCTATCCACGATAGTGAGATCGCTGCAAGTTCATTAGGTGTTAATACTGGTCGATACAAGATGCAGGTGTTTATTATTAGTAGTATGTTTGCGGGGCTTGCAGGTTGGCTCTTCGCTCATATGTCTTACAGCATTTCACCTGGATCATTTGGGCTAAATGGCTCAATACTGGTTCTAACAATGGTTGTACTAGGTGGTGCAACAAGTGTCTGGGGTGGCGTCTGGGGTGCGCTACTCATAACAGTAATGAGTATGGTTGTTCATTCTTTGGGGGAACAAATTGCGTTTATAACTAGTGATTTTGAGCAAGTTCTTTATGGCTTCATTATGATGCTAGTCATTATATTTCTACCAAAAGGATTGGTTCCAACTTTCACTTCAAAAGTAAAGCGGATGTTAGAGCATCCTCGAAGTGGGAAAAAGGATCAAAACCTTTCGAAGAAAAAGGGGGAGCAAATTGTCTAA
- a CDS encoding branched-chain amino acid ABC transporter permease, giving the protein MNDSIQFLISGLTIGSIYAIVALGFVTIYSVTKVINLAQGEFVMLGGMTMFSLLNAGIPYLFSFLLTILIVVVIGWLLELLIIRKAKGADPLSLIILTIGTAIFIRGIAGIVWGKNSVKVESFTSDKPINVMGASITPQSIWVMVFMLLIVAGLYFLIERTMLGKAFRACSTNVVAARLMAISPKKMSSFSFALSAGLGALAGLVIAPIMFPSYDMGMMLGIKGFSASILGGLGSAPGAVVGGLLLGLIESLGAGYISSGMKDAIAFGVVLMILLIRPYGLLGERNIRKGGL; this is encoded by the coding sequence ATGAATGATTCTATTCAATTTCTCATTTCTGGTTTAACGATCGGGAGTATTTACGCAATTGTGGCACTTGGCTTTGTCACGATATATAGCGTGACAAAGGTCATTAATTTAGCACAAGGTGAATTCGTCATGTTAGGTGGGATGACGATGTTTTCTTTACTTAATGCTGGGATTCCCTATTTATTTTCATTCCTCCTAACTATTCTCATTGTTGTGGTGATCGGTTGGTTACTGGAGTTACTCATCATTCGGAAAGCCAAAGGAGCAGATCCCTTAAGTTTAATCATACTAACCATTGGAACTGCCATTTTTATTCGAGGAATTGCGGGAATTGTGTGGGGGAAGAATTCGGTGAAAGTAGAGTCATTTACCTCAGATAAGCCCATTAATGTTATGGGCGCTTCAATCACACCACAAAGCATATGGGTGATGGTGTTTATGCTGTTGATAGTTGCCGGACTATATTTCTTAATAGAAAGAACAATGTTAGGTAAAGCCTTTCGCGCCTGTTCAACGAATGTAGTTGCTGCCAGGCTAATGGCCATTAGTCCGAAGAAAATGTCTTCCTTTTCTTTTGCACTGAGTGCCGGTCTCGGCGCACTAGCAGGTCTTGTGATTGCTCCCATAATGTTTCCTTCTTATGATATGGGGATGATGCTAGGAATTAAAGGATTCTCAGCAAGTATTTTAGGTGGACTTGGCAGCGCACCAGGAGCAGTAGTAGGTGGACTTTTACTAGGACTGATTGAATCACTAGGTGCAGGATATATAAGTTCAGGAATGAAAGATGCTATCGCTTTTGGTGTAGTGTTGATGATTCTGCTCATTCGCCCTTACGGATTACTTGGAGAAAGAAATATTCGGAAAGGGGGGCTCTAA
- the paaK gene encoding phenylacetate--CoA ligase PaaK, which translates to MILHNIENASKEELEALQLGRLQKTVKKVYEKVPFYQKKFDHLSLQPEDIISIRDIVKLPFTVKSDLRDHYPFNLFAVNQQEVVRIHASSGTSGKPTVVGYTQNDIQHWSEIVARAISLAGGNPGEVLHNAYGYGLFTGGLGLHYGGEKLGMVTVPVSGGNTDRQIMIIEDFKPTVICCTPSYLLNIAERMEELGKNPKETSLKYGILGAEPWSEEMRRAIENKFAIKACDIYGLSEVMGPGVSMECHEAQEGLHIAEDHFLVEVIDPNTLEPVPDGEDGELVFTSLTKEAFPIIRYRTGDIASLHREKCPCGRTTIRMSRVKGRIDDMLIIRGVNVFPTEIEQYLLTIKDIEPHYQLHLFKKGSLQQVELQVEVTEEFLTKVHGDMNDQRIQQLKKQIQHVIKSQCLIAVSVNIFQPKTIPRSEGKAVRIVSHMGDKMEV; encoded by the coding sequence ATGATATTGCACAATATTGAAAACGCTTCCAAGGAAGAGTTAGAGGCTCTTCAATTAGGTAGGTTGCAAAAGACAGTGAAAAAAGTTTACGAGAAAGTTCCCTTTTATCAGAAGAAATTTGATCATTTGTCCCTCCAACCTGAAGATATTATCTCTATTCGAGATATTGTGAAACTTCCTTTTACTGTAAAAAGTGATCTAAGAGATCATTATCCATTTAACTTATTTGCGGTGAATCAACAGGAGGTAGTTCGAATTCATGCTTCATCAGGAACGAGTGGAAAACCGACGGTTGTTGGGTACACTCAAAATGATATTCAGCATTGGTCTGAAATTGTTGCACGAGCGATTTCGCTAGCAGGAGGAAATCCAGGTGAAGTGCTTCATAATGCTTATGGATATGGTCTTTTTACAGGTGGATTAGGTCTTCATTATGGCGGAGAAAAGCTTGGAATGGTAACAGTACCTGTTTCCGGTGGTAACACCGATCGGCAAATTATGATTATTGAGGATTTTAAACCGACTGTCATTTGTTGTACGCCTTCATACCTGTTAAACATCGCCGAGAGGATGGAAGAACTAGGGAAGAACCCTAAAGAAACTTCATTGAAATATGGAATCTTAGGTGCTGAACCTTGGTCTGAGGAAATGCGACGAGCGATTGAGAATAAGTTTGCTATAAAAGCTTGTGATATTTATGGATTAAGTGAGGTAATGGGACCTGGAGTTTCAATGGAATGTCATGAAGCCCAAGAAGGTTTACATATCGCAGAGGACCACTTTCTTGTGGAAGTGATTGACCCAAATACTTTAGAGCCAGTACCAGATGGAGAAGATGGCGAACTTGTCTTCACGAGTTTGACGAAAGAAGCGTTTCCGATTATTCGCTATCGTACAGGGGATATTGCTTCCCTTCATAGAGAGAAATGTCCATGTGGGCGAACGACTATACGAATGTCCCGTGTAAAAGGACGAATTGACGACATGCTGATTATTCGTGGCGTAAATGTATTCCCTACTGAAATAGAGCAATATCTATTAACCATTAAAGATATCGAACCTCATTATCAACTCCATTTATTTAAAAAAGGAAGCTTGCAGCAAGTGGAGTTACAGGTAGAAGTGACAGAAGAATTTCTCACAAAAGTCCATGGTGATATGAATGACCAACGAATCCAACAACTGAAAAAACAAATTCAACATGTCATCAAAAGTCAGTGCTTAATTGCTGTTTCAGTTAATATCTTTCAGCCTAAAACCATTCCTAGATCGGAAGGAAAGGCTGTTAGGATCGTGAGCCATATGGGAGACAAAATGGAAGTATAG
- a CDS encoding DUF3243 domain-containing protein has protein sequence MEHKVEKKVEDRLQDMSSDKKEEILTSFDGFKSYLGKKVSTAEKLGLNEEQLARAAQKVGDYLAKYEDPQNREEKLLQELWKVGTDDEKHMLSHMLVRLVS, from the coding sequence ATGGAACATAAAGTTGAAAAAAAAGTGGAAGACCGTTTACAAGACATGAGTTCAGATAAAAAAGAAGAAATTTTAACTAGTTTTGATGGGTTCAAAAGTTACTTAGGAAAGAAAGTTTCCACGGCTGAAAAACTAGGTCTAAACGAGGAACAATTAGCACGTGCAGCTCAAAAAGTGGGCGACTATTTAGCAAAGTATGAAGATCCTCAAAATCGTGAAGAAAAGCTTCTGCAAGAATTATGGAAAGTCGGTACAGACGATGAGAAACATATGCTTTCTCATATGCTCGTTCGTTTAGTATCATAA
- a CDS encoding lysophospholipid acyltransferase family protein produces the protein MALIRIIYQSIYLCITLLKSLPALKKAKNSTNMSDTEKSEFAHFYAKKWAKGFFDTTGSTVTVSGIEHLPEGPVLFVSNHVGNFDIPTLMGYIPKSFGFISKTEMKKAPLVSDWMDVLDCVFIDRNDRRQSVKALREGGQLLKNGHSILIFPEGTRSKGGPIGEFKAGGTRLAKDGEVPIVPIVIKGTAEIYENGAKGLKPATVTIEVLPAFSKEHVIKTDGKLLLEEVRQVMLAASH, from the coding sequence ATGGCACTTATTCGTATTATTTATCAATCAATCTATTTATGTATCACTTTACTGAAAAGCTTACCTGCATTAAAAAAAGCAAAGAACTCAACAAATATGTCGGACACTGAAAAAAGCGAATTCGCTCATTTTTACGCAAAAAAGTGGGCAAAAGGTTTCTTTGACACAACAGGTTCAACGGTAACTGTGAGTGGTATAGAACATTTACCTGAAGGACCTGTTCTTTTTGTAAGTAATCATGTAGGGAATTTTGATATCCCAACATTAATGGGGTATATTCCTAAATCATTTGGCTTTATTTCCAAAACAGAGATGAAAAAAGCACCGCTTGTCAGTGACTGGATGGATGTGTTGGATTGTGTTTTTATTGATCGCAATGATCGACGCCAATCAGTAAAAGCTTTGCGGGAAGGCGGTCAATTATTGAAAAATGGTCATTCAATCCTCATTTTTCCAGAAGGCACTCGCAGTAAGGGTGGTCCAATTGGTGAATTTAAAGCAGGTGGCACGAGATTAGCAAAAGACGGTGAAGTACCAATCGTGCCTATCGTGATAAAAGGAACTGCAGAAATATATGAAAATGGAGCTAAAGGTCTTAAGCCAGCAACAGTAACCATTGAGGTATTACCTGCCTTTTCGAAAGAACATGTTATTAAAACCGATGGTAAATTATTGTTAGAAGAAGTCCGCCAAGTGATGCTTGCAGCTTCTCATTGA
- a CDS encoding dihydrofolate reductase has protein sequence MISYIWAMDDQKVIGYQNAMPWHLPNDLVNFKKITLDHPIVMGRKTFDSIGRPLPGRENIVLTRNEAFQHEDVTVFHSVEAILDYIRSIDKEVFIMGGAELYTLFRDHVEKLYVTHIHESFIGDTYFPEWNWSDWRLCSSTDGLVNEKNKHPHTFSIYDKKQAK, from the coding sequence ATGATTTCGTATATTTGGGCAATGGATGATCAAAAAGTCATTGGTTATCAAAATGCAATGCCTTGGCATTTACCAAATGATCTTGTCAACTTTAAGAAAATAACCTTGGATCATCCTATTGTTATGGGAAGGAAAACATTTGACTCCATAGGGAGACCCTTGCCAGGTAGAGAAAATATTGTATTGACAAGAAACGAGGCCTTTCAGCACGAAGATGTGACCGTTTTTCATTCTGTAGAAGCCATCCTTGACTACATCCGTTCAATCGATAAGGAAGTGTTTATCATGGGTGGAGCGGAATTATATACCTTATTTAGAGATCATGTAGAGAAGCTCTACGTGACTCATATCCATGAATCCTTTATAGGAGACACCTATTTTCCTGAATGGAACTGGTCGGACTGGAGATTATGTTCTTCTACAGATGGCCTTGTTAATGAGAAAAATAAACATCCCCATACGTTTTCAATTTATGATAAAAAGCAAGCAAAATAA